The following are encoded in a window of Lactobacillus intestinalis genomic DNA:
- a CDS encoding cysteine desulfurase family protein has protein sequence MIYFDNSATTKIDPSVLETYNKVTEDIWGNPSSLHKLGDRAHQLLEASRKQIADLLNVKQHEIFFTSGGTESNNAAIKGTAIQKREFGKHIITSSVEHASVANSFNSLENLGYRVTRLPVDKEGRVNVNDLRNAIDSDTTLVSIMGVNNEIGTIQPIDEISDLLENYPTIQFHVDNVQALGKNIWDQVFTPRVDLSSFSAHKFHAPRGIGILYKKEGKMLSPLHDGGGQEKGLRSGTENLPAIAAMAKAVRLLLDNEEEKAGREEAIKEKIINYLQDKPGIDIFSPAQKNFAPHILCFSLEGIRGETLVHTLEDQDIFVSTTSACASKTADEASTLAAMRVDDKIATSAIRLSFDESNTLEEADQFIASFDKIYKHFAKINHLGED, from the coding sequence GTGATATATTTTGACAATAGTGCAACGACAAAAATTGATCCATCAGTTTTAGAAACTTATAACAAGGTTACAGAGGATATTTGGGGAAATCCTTCTAGTTTGCATAAATTAGGAGATCGTGCCCATCAGTTGTTAGAAGCTTCCCGCAAGCAAATTGCCGATTTGTTAAATGTGAAGCAACATGAGATCTTCTTTACTTCTGGCGGAACTGAGTCTAACAATGCTGCCATAAAGGGAACCGCCATCCAAAAGCGCGAATTCGGTAAGCATATCATTACTTCTAGCGTTGAACATGCGTCAGTAGCTAACAGTTTCAATAGCTTGGAAAATTTAGGCTATCGTGTGACTCGCTTGCCTGTTGATAAGGAAGGCCGCGTAAATGTTAATGATTTAAGAAATGCGATTGATTCTGATACCACCCTTGTTTCAATCATGGGTGTTAATAACGAAATCGGTACGATTCAACCCATTGACGAAATCAGCGATTTGCTTGAAAATTATCCTACGATTCAATTCCACGTGGATAATGTGCAAGCTCTAGGTAAAAATATCTGGGACCAAGTCTTTACGCCAAGAGTTGATCTGTCTAGTTTTTCAGCGCATAAATTCCACGCTCCTCGCGGAATTGGCATTCTTTACAAAAAAGAGGGTAAAATGCTCAGTCCGCTTCATGATGGTGGGGGCCAAGAAAAGGGTCTTCGTTCTGGAACAGAAAACTTGCCTGCCATTGCAGCAATGGCTAAGGCGGTCAGATTGCTGCTTGATAATGAAGAAGAAAAAGCAGGACGCGAAGAAGCAATTAAGGAAAAGATTATCAATTACTTGCAAGATAAGCCAGGAATTGACATCTTTTCACCAGCGCAAAAGAACTTTGCGCCTCATATTCTTTGTTTCTCACTTGAAGGAATTCGTGGTGAAACCTTGGTCCACACTCTTGAAGATCAAGATATCTTTGTATCAACTACTTCAGCATGTGCTTCTAAGACTGCCGATGAAGCAAGTACTTTGGCAGCTATGCGAGTAGATGATAAAATTGCTACAAGTGCAATTCGCTTGAGTTTTGACGAAAGTAATACACTTGAAGAAGCAGATCAATTTATTGCTAGTTTTGACAAGATTTATAAACATTTTGCTAAAATTAATCACTTGGGAGAAGATTAA
- the thiI gene encoding tRNA uracil 4-sulfurtransferase ThiI, with protein MVKYTEVMVRYGELSTKGKNRKDFIGRLAGNVTKVLKDFPEVEIHPCHDRMHIVLNGAPFEEIDKRLKKVFGIQTYSPAIKVNKTLEDIEKTSLALMQETFEKGMTFKVNTKRSDHQFEYDTNQLNRMVGDYLFDNMDDLEAEMKHPDLVLRIEVRQDAVYISNQLLHGVGGMPVGTAGKAVMMLSGGIDSPVASYLALKRGVDIEMVHFFSPPYTTEKALAKAKELTGILANYAGKINFIAVPFAEIQETIKEKLPEGYLMTVQRRFMLQLADRIRAKRGGLAIFNGESVGQVASQTLESMVAINDVTTTPVIRPVATMDKTEIIKLAEEIGTFDLSIEPFEDCCTIFAPPRPKTKPKLDKAREYEARLDVEGLIQRAMDGIEVMPIYPNQKFLDDKAQEDSDLL; from the coding sequence ATGGTTAAATATACAGAAGTTATGGTTCGTTATGGCGAACTTTCAACTAAGGGTAAGAATAGAAAGGACTTTATTGGTCGCTTGGCTGGTAATGTAACTAAGGTTCTTAAGGATTTCCCAGAAGTTGAAATCCACCCTTGTCATGACAGAATGCACATTGTGTTGAATGGGGCACCTTTTGAAGAAATCGATAAGCGATTGAAGAAGGTATTTGGGATTCAAACCTATTCCCCAGCAATTAAAGTTAATAAGACACTTGAAGATATCGAAAAGACTTCCCTTGCTTTGATGCAAGAAACTTTTGAAAAGGGAATGACTTTCAAGGTAAACACTAAGCGTAGTGATCACCAATTTGAATATGATACTAACCAATTAAACCGTATGGTTGGTGACTACTTGTTTGACAATATGGATGATCTTGAAGCTGAAATGAAGCATCCAGACTTGGTTCTTAGAATTGAAGTGCGCCAAGACGCAGTATATATTTCAAACCAATTGCTTCATGGTGTTGGAGGAATGCCTGTTGGTACTGCAGGTAAAGCTGTGATGATGCTTTCAGGTGGTATCGATTCCCCAGTTGCTTCATACCTTGCATTGAAGCGTGGAGTGGATATTGAAATGGTTCACTTCTTTAGTCCTCCTTACACTACTGAAAAGGCACTAGCTAAGGCTAAGGAATTGACCGGAATTTTGGCAAATTACGCCGGTAAGATCAATTTTATTGCGGTTCCATTTGCGGAAATTCAAGAAACTATCAAGGAAAAATTGCCTGAAGGCTACTTGATGACTGTTCAACGTCGTTTCATGCTCCAACTTGCAGATCGCATTCGTGCAAAGCGTGGCGGTTTGGCAATTTTCAATGGTGAATCTGTTGGTCAAGTTGCTTCTCAAACTTTGGAATCAATGGTTGCCATCAATGATGTCACTACTACGCCAGTGATTCGTCCAGTGGCAACAATGGATAAGACTGAAATTATCAAGCTTGCTGAAGAAATCGGTACTTTTGATCTTTCAATCGAACCATTCGAAGACTGCTGTACAATCTTTGCGCCACCTCGTCCAAAGACTAAGCCAAAGCTTGACAAGGCACGTGAATATGAAGCTCGTCTTGATGTTGAAGGCTTGATTCAAAGAGCGATGGATGGTATTGAAGTAATGCCAATTTATCCAAACCAAAAGTTCTTGGATGATAAGGCTCAAGAAGATTCAGACTTGTTGTAA